A section of the Streptomyces sp. SLBN-118 genome encodes:
- a CDS encoding ATP/GTP-binding protein yields MTRATRAVPPAQLHPALTGTAVNALKIVVVGGYGVGKTTMVRSVSEIRPLHTEEVMGLAGTCRAGPGPGRDPGTGTSTGTGTGTGTGTEDTRRVRAKGSTTVAFDFGRITIDDRSILYLFGAPGQERFGFLWDRLFEGTLGAVVLVDTRSLPDAWYALDRLEDHGTPFIVAVNDFGGPLHSEEQIREALALGTEVPLVEFDARDHSSSKFVLLALVEHLHELSVREHELSLAKKD; encoded by the coding sequence ATGACCCGCGCGACGCGGGCGGTCCCCCCGGCGCAGCTCCACCCCGCGCTCACCGGGACGGCCGTCAATGCCCTGAAGATCGTCGTAGTCGGCGGTTACGGAGTCGGCAAGACGACGATGGTCCGCTCCGTCAGCGAGATCCGTCCGCTGCACACGGAGGAGGTCATGGGCCTCGCCGGGACCTGCCGCGCCGGCCCTGGCCCCGGCCGCGACCCCGGCACGGGCACGAGCACCGGCACCGGCACCGGCACCGGCACCGGCACCGAGGACACCCGCCGCGTCCGCGCCAAGGGCTCCACGACCGTCGCCTTCGACTTCGGCCGGATCACGATCGACGACCGCAGCATCCTGTATCTCTTCGGAGCGCCGGGCCAGGAACGCTTCGGATTTCTGTGGGATCGCCTCTTCGAGGGAACGCTCGGCGCGGTCGTCCTCGTCGACACCCGCTCGCTGCCCGACGCCTGGTACGCGCTGGACCGCCTGGAAGACCACGGCACGCCCTTCATCGTCGCCGTCAACGACTTCGGCGGGCCCCTGCACAGCGAGGAGCAGATCCGCGAGGCGCTGGCACTGGGGACGGAGGTGCCGCTGGTGGAGTTCGACGCCCGCGACCACTCCTCCAGCAAGTTCGTCCTGCTCGCGCTGGTCGAGCACCTGCACGAGCTGTCCGTACGGGAGCACGAGCTGTCCCTGGCGAAGAAGGACTGA
- the serC gene encoding phosphoserine transaminase, translated as MAEIQIPADIKPADGRFGAGPSKVRTEALDALAATGTSLLGTSHRQAPVKNLVGAVRDGVRDLFRLPEGYEVILGNGGSTAFWDIATHGLIENKSQHLSFGEFSSKFAKAAKLAPWLAEPTVISSDPGTHPDPAAEAGIDVYAFTHNETSTGVAAPIKRVQGADEGALVLVDATSGAGGLPVDIAETDVYYFAPQKSFASDGGLWIGVFSPAALERAARIHGSGRHVPEFFSLPTAIDNSLKNQTYNTPALATLFLLNEQLKWLNGQGGLDWSTGRTATSSRTLYGWAEASKYATPFVADPAKRSQVIGTIDFTDDIDAAAVAKALRANGIVDTEPYRKLGRNQLRVAMFPAIDPADVEALTACIDYVIEKL; from the coding sequence GTGGCTGAGATCCAGATTCCCGCTGACATCAAGCCCGCCGACGGCCGTTTCGGCGCGGGCCCCTCCAAGGTGCGTACGGAGGCGCTGGACGCCCTGGCCGCCACCGGCACCTCTCTCCTCGGCACGTCCCACCGCCAGGCCCCGGTGAAGAACCTCGTCGGCGCGGTGCGCGACGGCGTACGCGACCTCTTCCGGCTCCCCGAGGGCTACGAGGTCATCCTGGGCAACGGCGGTTCAACCGCTTTCTGGGACATCGCGACGCACGGCCTGATCGAGAACAAGTCCCAGCATCTGTCCTTCGGCGAGTTCTCCTCCAAGTTCGCCAAGGCCGCGAAGCTCGCGCCGTGGCTGGCCGAGCCGACCGTCATCAGCTCCGACCCGGGCACGCACCCGGACCCGGCGGCGGAGGCGGGCATCGACGTGTACGCCTTCACCCACAACGAGACCTCGACCGGCGTCGCGGCCCCCATCAAGCGCGTCCAGGGCGCCGACGAGGGCGCACTCGTCCTGGTCGACGCCACGTCCGGCGCGGGCGGCCTGCCCGTCGACATCGCCGAGACGGACGTCTACTACTTCGCCCCGCAGAAGTCCTTCGCCTCCGACGGCGGCCTGTGGATCGGCGTCTTCTCCCCGGCCGCGCTGGAGCGCGCCGCTCGCATCCACGGCTCGGGCCGCCATGTGCCGGAGTTCTTCAGCCTGCCGACGGCGATCGACAACTCCCTGAAGAACCAGACGTACAACACGCCCGCGCTGGCCACGCTCTTCCTGCTCAACGAGCAGCTGAAGTGGCTGAACGGCCAGGGCGGCCTGGACTGGTCGACCGGCCGCACGGCGACGAGCTCGCGGACGCTGTACGGATGGGCCGAGGCGTCCAAGTACGCGACCCCGTTCGTGGCCGACCCGGCGAAGCGCTCGCAGGTCATCGGCACGATCGACTTCACGGACGACATCGACGCGGCGGCCGTCGCGAAGGCGCTGCGCGCGAACGGCATCGTCGACACGGAGCCGTACCGCAAGCTGGGCCGCAACCAGCTGCGGGTGGCGATGTTCCCGGCGATCGACCCGGCGGACGTCGAGGCGCTGACGGCGTGCATCGACTACGTGATCGAGAAGCTGTAG
- a CDS encoding serine hydrolase domain-containing protein: MLGREQPSPPSGATPVSSRPRSRLRSRPRVRKWRLLAVALLAVGCIAGPVAAPAVAGDAAGQDDALQERLEELLRAPGGPPGIIAVLQRGDRTKIYRAGVAELGTDRGPQPTDHMRIASTAKAFSGAVALQLVDRGLLGLDDTIGERLPALPEAWHAVTLRQLLNHTSGLPDYTKDPEFLAILNADPHHLFDSRRLLDFVADEPPAFPPGSQYQYSNSDNIAVALMAEAVTGRRYEELLRWNVYRPLDLRNTSLPQGFRLPEPYLHGYAVDPPEPPEDVSTVLSASGVWASGGIVSTPTDLTRFIRAYAGGDLISDSTRSEQLAWREGASEPAGPGANATGLAIFRYTTRCGVVYGHTGNFPGYTQLMAATPDGKRSLTFSITTQVNKDNKPELLEELRSVQEDFICALLRR; encoded by the coding sequence ATGCTGGGTCGTGAGCAACCGTCCCCGCCGTCAGGAGCAACGCCCGTGTCGTCACGCCCCCGTTCTCGCCTCCGTTCCCGCCCCCGCGTCCGTAAGTGGCGGCTCCTCGCCGTCGCCCTGCTGGCCGTCGGCTGCATCGCCGGGCCGGTGGCAGCACCTGCCGTGGCCGGGGACGCAGCCGGTCAGGACGACGCACTGCAGGAACGCCTCGAAGAACTGCTCCGGGCGCCCGGCGGCCCGCCCGGAATCATCGCCGTACTGCAGCGCGGGGACAGGACGAAGATCTACCGGGCCGGTGTCGCGGAGCTGGGCACCGACCGGGGGCCGCAGCCGACCGACCACATGCGCATCGCCAGCACGGCCAAGGCGTTCAGCGGAGCCGTGGCCCTGCAACTGGTCGACCGCGGTCTGCTCGGCCTCGACGACACGATCGGCGAGCGCCTGCCCGCGCTGCCCGAGGCCTGGCACGCGGTGACGCTCCGGCAGCTGCTGAACCACACCAGCGGCCTGCCGGACTACACCAAGGACCCGGAGTTCCTCGCGATCCTCAACGCCGACCCCCACCATCTCTTCGACTCCCGCCGCCTCCTCGACTTCGTCGCCGACGAACCGCCGGCCTTCCCTCCGGGGTCGCAGTACCAGTACTCGAACTCGGACAACATCGCCGTGGCCCTGATGGCCGAGGCGGTGACCGGCAGAAGGTACGAGGAGCTTCTGCGGTGGAACGTCTACCGCCCGCTGGACCTGCGGAACACCAGCCTCCCGCAGGGCTTCCGCCTCCCCGAGCCCTATCTGCACGGCTACGCCGTCGACCCGCCGGAGCCCCCGGAGGACGTCAGCACCGTGCTCAGCGCGTCCGGCGTCTGGGCGTCCGGCGGCATCGTCTCCACCCCCACGGACCTGACCAGGTTCATCCGCGCCTACGCGGGCGGCGACCTGATCTCGGACTCGACGCGCAGCGAGCAGCTGGCATGGCGCGAAGGCGCCTCCGAGCCGGCGGGCCCGGGCGCCAACGCCACCGGCCTGGCGATCTTCCGCTACACGACGCGGTGCGGTGTCGTGTACGGCCACACGGGCAACTTCCCCGGCTACACCCAGCTGATGGCGGCGACGCCGGACGGGAAGCGGTCGCTGACGTTCTCGATCACCACGCAGGTGAACAAGGACAACAAGCCGGAGCTGCTGGAGGAACTCCGGTCGGTCCAGGAGGACTTCATCTGCGCGCTCCTGCGTCGGTAA
- a CDS encoding PPOX class F420-dependent oxidoreductase — MSTSPGLMPFQKQWAVLLTSYKRDGTPVGTPVSIVVDGDHAYVRTYATSGKAKRMANNPEIELAPCTARGKPTGPTIKARVRQLDPGSEESKHASKMLLHEHPFMHGALVPIAHKVMRDQTLHYEVRAL, encoded by the coding sequence ATGAGTACGAGTCCGGGTCTCATGCCCTTCCAGAAACAGTGGGCGGTCCTGCTCACCAGCTACAAGCGCGACGGCACCCCCGTCGGCACCCCCGTCAGCATCGTCGTCGACGGCGACCACGCATACGTCCGCACCTATGCCACGTCCGGCAAGGCCAAGCGGATGGCGAACAACCCGGAGATCGAGCTCGCGCCCTGCACGGCGCGCGGCAAGCCGACCGGGCCGACGATCAAGGCCAGGGTGCGGCAGCTCGACCCGGGCAGCGAGGAGAGCAAGCACGCGTCGAAGATGCTTCTGCACGAGCACCCCTTCATGCACGGCGCGCTGGTCCCGATCGCGCACAAGGTGATGCGGGACCAGACGCTGCACTACGAGGTGCGCGCGCTCTAG
- a CDS encoding WD40 repeat domain-containing protein: MRSLPYVTGATGALAASLAALVLAAVPAFADDDPGFTIKDPRITESSGLAASRAHPGVYWTHNDQDEPRVFAVDSRTGKTVATITLSGVGKPRDMEAVSVGPDGKVYVGDIGDNLNGSWDHVWIYAFPEPKALKDMTVRATQYTVTYEDGARNAEALMVHPTTGRVYIASKNEDGGGLYEGPAKLTASGTNTFRRIGEVPWVTDGAFSPDGRELVLRSYFSARGYEWKNGRLGADHRVRAPIQGQAESVTYTLDGKALMFGSEGEQSEVLRVDLGKKSSPDKGSTSPSESGSSVGGGGGGGTGNFTYGMIVLAGGTALVLGIKRLLRRG; this comes from the coding sequence ATGCGTTCGCTTCCGTACGTCACCGGGGCCACCGGAGCCCTTGCCGCGTCCCTCGCGGCCCTGGTGCTCGCCGCCGTCCCCGCCTTCGCCGACGACGACCCCGGGTTCACGATCAAGGACCCGCGCATCACGGAGTCCAGCGGGCTCGCCGCGAGCCGGGCGCACCCGGGGGTGTACTGGACGCACAACGACCAGGACGAGCCGCGCGTCTTCGCCGTCGATTCCAGGACCGGCAAGACCGTCGCGACGATCACCCTCAGCGGGGTCGGAAAGCCCCGCGACATGGAGGCCGTCTCGGTCGGCCCGGACGGGAAGGTCTATGTCGGGGACATCGGCGACAACCTCAACGGGAGCTGGGACCACGTCTGGATCTACGCGTTCCCCGAGCCGAAGGCCCTCAAGGACATGACCGTCCGGGCGACGCAGTACACGGTCACGTACGAGGACGGCGCCCGGAACGCCGAGGCGCTGATGGTGCATCCCACGACCGGGCGGGTCTACATCGCGTCGAAGAACGAGGACGGCGGCGGGCTGTACGAGGGGCCCGCCAAGCTCACCGCCTCGGGCACGAACACCTTCCGGCGGATCGGTGAGGTGCCCTGGGTGACGGACGGGGCCTTCTCGCCCGACGGCAGGGAACTGGTGTTGCGCTCCTACTTCAGCGCGCGCGGATACGAGTGGAAGAACGGCCGCCTCGGCGCCGACCACCGCGTTCGCGCGCCCATTCAGGGGCAGGCCGAGTCGGTGACGTACACCCTCGACGGCAAGGCGCTGATGTTCGGCTCGGAAGGCGAGCAGAGCGAGGTGCTGCGGGTCGACCTCGGGAAGAAGTCCTCGCCGGACAAGGGCAGCACGTCTCCCTCCGAGAGCGGGAGTTCGGTCGGCGGGGGAGGCGGCGGCGGGACCGGCAACTTCACGTACGGGATGATCGTCCTCGCCGGTGGCACCGCGCTCGTTCTCGGGATCAAGAGGCTGCTGCGGCGCGGGTAG
- a CDS encoding GDSL-type esterase/lipase family protein — protein MRFMFVGDSMTIGRAGDYTWRYRMWRHLATTFDGPYEIVGPRTELYDTAANAPVSHAYADPAFPAEARRHLSGWGEGWLHMAPAIRETVATERADILLVSLGLIDLGFYTNSAQTALNARQFIAEARAANPRVRMVLLPVIPNVRARSDAPFAVECDRFNELLAKAVADLDTASSPIQLASPPQSYALDTDTYDGTHPGPTGEHKLAAAFADTMHQAWGLGGPYRASAVLSEPGAARRHRLV, from the coding sequence ATGCGTTTCATGTTCGTCGGCGACTCCATGACCATCGGACGCGCCGGCGACTACACCTGGCGCTACCGGATGTGGCGGCACCTTGCCACGACCTTCGACGGCCCGTACGAGATCGTCGGCCCCCGGACCGAGCTCTACGACACGGCGGCGAACGCCCCGGTCTCCCACGCCTACGCCGACCCCGCCTTCCCGGCCGAAGCCCGGCGCCATCTGTCCGGCTGGGGCGAGGGCTGGCTCCACATGGCCCCGGCCATCCGCGAGACGGTGGCCACGGAGCGGGCGGACATCCTGCTGGTCTCGCTCGGCCTGATAGACCTCGGCTTCTACACGAACAGCGCCCAGACCGCCCTGAACGCCCGGCAATTCATAGCCGAGGCCCGCGCGGCCAACCCGCGTGTACGGATGGTCCTGCTGCCGGTCATCCCCAACGTACGGGCCCGCTCCGACGCCCCCTTCGCGGTGGAGTGCGACCGCTTCAACGAGCTCCTGGCCAAGGCTGTCGCCGACCTGGACACGGCATCCTCGCCGATCCAGCTGGCGTCGCCGCCGCAGTCGTACGCCCTCGACACGGACACGTACGACGGGACGCACCCGGGCCCGACGGGCGAACACAAACTGGCGGCGGCGTTCGCGGACACGATGCACCAGGCGTGGGGACTGGGCGGGCCGTACCGCGCATCGGCTGTGCTGTCAGAGCCGGGCGCCGCCCGCCGTCACCGTCTCGTGTAG
- a CDS encoding MFS transporter, which yields MKAMLTQIRSYERSVQLLLVNQFTINLGFYMLMPYLAAHLSGTLGLAGWLVGLVLGVRNFSQQGMFLVGGTLADRLGYKPLIVAGCILRTVGFATLGLVDSVAALIIASAATGFAGALFNPAVRAYLAADAGERRVEAFALFNVFYQAGILLGPLVGMLLTGLDFRITCLVSAAIFALLSVVQIRSLPARRAADRTAGTDTGARESVLGQWRGILRNRAFLLFATAMIGSYVLSFQVYLALPLEVRRLGGDGEFGTAAVALLFAASGLSTIFGQTKVTEWCKERLEPGQALAWGLLSMGLAFVPLLAATAVPVPDEGMGRRLLAAVPPTLAALLLALGTMIAYPFEMDTIVRLSGDRFVATHYGLYNTICGVGITLGNLLTGAALDAARAAGMSALPWLALVTLGVACAGSLYGLHRAGRLTHTAPEPQPAAA from the coding sequence GTGAAGGCGATGCTCACGCAGATCCGCTCCTACGAGCGGAGCGTTCAACTGCTCCTGGTGAACCAGTTCACCATCAACCTCGGCTTCTACATGCTGATGCCGTACCTGGCCGCCCACCTCTCCGGCACGCTCGGTCTCGCCGGCTGGCTGGTCGGACTCGTGCTGGGCGTACGGAACTTCAGCCAGCAGGGCATGTTCCTCGTCGGCGGCACCCTCGCCGACCGACTCGGCTACAAGCCGCTGATCGTCGCCGGATGCATACTGCGCACCGTCGGCTTCGCCACGCTCGGCCTGGTCGACTCGGTGGCGGCCCTGATCATCGCCTCAGCGGCAACCGGCTTCGCGGGGGCGCTGTTCAACCCCGCCGTGCGCGCCTACCTCGCGGCCGACGCGGGCGAGCGCCGCGTCGAGGCCTTCGCCCTGTTCAACGTCTTCTACCAGGCGGGCATCCTGCTCGGCCCGCTGGTGGGGATGCTGCTCACCGGCCTGGACTTCCGGATCACGTGCCTCGTCTCGGCGGCGATCTTCGCACTGCTGAGCGTCGTGCAGATCCGCTCGCTGCCGGCCCGCAGGGCGGCGGACCGGACCGCGGGCACGGACACAGGTGCCAGGGAGAGCGTGCTTGGGCAGTGGCGGGGCATCCTGCGCAACCGCGCGTTCCTGCTCTTCGCCACGGCCATGATCGGCTCGTATGTCCTGTCCTTCCAGGTCTATCTGGCGCTGCCGCTGGAGGTACGACGCCTGGGCGGCGACGGCGAGTTCGGGACGGCGGCCGTCGCGCTGCTGTTCGCCGCCTCCGGTCTCTCCACCATCTTCGGCCAGACCAAGGTGACCGAGTGGTGCAAGGAGAGGCTGGAGCCCGGACAGGCCCTGGCCTGGGGGCTGCTCAGCATGGGCCTCGCGTTCGTACCGCTGCTCGCGGCGACGGCCGTGCCCGTGCCGGACGAGGGAATGGGACGCCGGCTCCTCGCCGCCGTACCGCCGACACTGGCCGCGCTGCTGCTGGCACTGGGCACGATGATCGCGTACCCCTTCGAGATGGACACGATCGTCCGCCTCTCCGGCGACCGCTTCGTAGCCACCCACTACGGGCTCTACAACACCATCTGCGGCGTCGGAATCACCTTGGGCAACCTGCTCACCGGGGCGGCACTCGACGCCGCCCGCGCGGCCGGCATGTCTGCACTTCCCTGGCTGGCGCTGGTCACCCTCGGCGTGGCCTGCGCGGGATCCCTCTACGGACTCCACCGGGCCGGGCGCCTGACGCACACGGCGCCTGAACCCCAGCCCGCCGCGGCCTGA
- a CDS encoding PLP-dependent cysteine synthase family protein, producing MHSLTTSDLIPADSTLQGLVGNTPVLRVSQPFTPPGRGFWAKLEGFNPGGIKDRPALYMVERARARGELQPGRPIIESTSGTLGLGLALAGMVHGHPVTLVTDPGLEPSMNRLLAAYGAIVDMVPEPHPTGGWQQARRDRVAELMAQHPGAWCPDQYNNPDNVAAYTPLALELASQIGHIDVLVCSVGTGGHSAGISRVLRQLYPQMRLVGVDTIGSTIFGQPARPRLMRGLGSSIYPRNVAYENFSEVHWVAPAESVWACRQLAASHYATGGWSVGAVALVAGWVARTALRNTRVVAIFPDGPQRYLETVYDDQYCAEHGLLGVTPAPEPEAIGRLDEKEVARWTRCTQVSDPLSPTAQAEGTGGGQK from the coding sequence ATGCACTCCCTGACCACGAGTGACCTCATCCCCGCCGACTCCACCCTCCAGGGACTCGTCGGCAACACCCCTGTCCTGCGGGTCTCCCAGCCCTTCACCCCGCCCGGCCGCGGCTTCTGGGCCAAGCTGGAGGGCTTCAACCCGGGCGGCATCAAGGACCGCCCGGCCCTGTACATGGTCGAACGGGCCCGCGCCCGCGGTGAGTTGCAGCCGGGACGTCCGATCATCGAGTCGACCAGCGGCACCCTCGGCCTCGGCCTCGCACTGGCCGGAATGGTCCACGGACACCCCGTCACGCTGGTCACCGACCCCGGCCTCGAACCGTCGATGAACCGGCTGCTCGCTGCCTACGGTGCAATCGTCGACATGGTCCCCGAGCCGCACCCGACCGGCGGCTGGCAGCAGGCCCGCCGCGACCGCGTCGCCGAACTCATGGCGCAGCACCCCGGAGCCTGGTGCCCCGACCAGTACAACAACCCCGACAACGTCGCCGCCTACACCCCCCTCGCCCTCGAACTCGCCTCGCAGATAGGCCACATCGACGTCCTCGTCTGCAGCGTCGGCACGGGCGGCCACTCCGCGGGCATCTCCCGCGTCCTGCGCCAGCTGTACCCGCAGATGCGGCTGGTGGGCGTGGACACCATCGGCTCGACCATCTTCGGACAGCCCGCCCGGCCCCGCCTTATGCGCGGACTCGGCTCCAGCATCTACCCGCGCAATGTGGCGTACGAGAACTTCAGCGAGGTGCACTGGGTAGCGCCGGCCGAATCCGTCTGGGCCTGCAGGCAGTTGGCTGCCTCGCACTACGCCACGGGGGGCTGGAGCGTCGGCGCGGTCGCGCTCGTTGCGGGCTGGGTCGCGCGTACGGCCCTCCGGAACACACGTGTCGTGGCGATCTTCCCTGACGGGCCCCAGCGCTATCTGGAGACCGTCTACGACGACCAGTACTGCGCCGAGCACGGACTGCTGGGCGTGACTCCGGCGCCCGAACCGGAGGCCATCGGCCGCCTCGACGAGAAGGAAGTCGCCCGCTGGACCCGCTGCACGCAGGTGAGCGACCCGCTCTCCCCGACGGCCCAGGCGGAGGGCACCGGAGGTGGCCAGAAGTGA
- a CDS encoding carboxymuconolactone decarboxylase family protein has product MFTEHTLESAPPASRRAMESTIKHLGHLPPAVAKLASSPQLLDGFLKLSAMFEQTTLDPVVREVVVMVVAARNECHVCVEMHTGKLRALGADEHVIAALRERQPLDDERLEAVRQFTLEALRTAGGVGEAELKAFFGHGYTEQNALEVVMGIGTYTMSTLANRLTRA; this is encoded by the coding sequence ATGTTCACCGAACACACCCTGGAATCGGCTCCGCCCGCGTCACGTCGCGCCATGGAGTCCACGATCAAGCACCTGGGTCATCTGCCACCGGCCGTCGCGAAGCTCGCCTCCTCGCCGCAGCTGCTGGACGGCTTCCTGAAGCTCAGCGCGATGTTCGAGCAGACGACCCTGGACCCGGTCGTCCGAGAGGTGGTCGTCATGGTGGTCGCGGCGCGGAACGAGTGCCATGTGTGCGTCGAGATGCACACCGGCAAGCTGCGGGCGCTGGGCGCGGACGAGCATGTGATCGCCGCGCTGCGCGAGCGGCAGCCGCTGGACGACGAACGGCTCGAAGCGGTACGGCAGTTCACGCTGGAGGCGCTGCGCACGGCGGGTGGCGTGGGTGAGGCGGAGCTGAAGGCGTTCTTCGGGCACGGCTATACGGAGCAGAACGCTCTGGAGGTGGTCATGGGCATCGGTACGTACACGATGTCGACGCTCGCCAACCGGCTCACGCGCGCGTAG
- a CDS encoding MarR family winged helix-turn-helix transcriptional regulator, which produces MVDDKKVNQVVELRNGLGDTPGYELPLLLFAGFRSLIDRLHAELAQQGHPDLRPAYGFAMQAIGAGGATASEVGRRLGVSKQAAGKTVDRLVTLGYAERTDDPSDARRKLVRLTPHGIDALARSAAIFDELRAEWAGAVGAGPVREIEETLRTVVPADAFRLDAAGWFGGA; this is translated from the coding sequence ATGGTTGACGACAAGAAGGTAAATCAGGTTGTCGAATTGCGCAACGGGCTAGGTGATACGCCTGGTTACGAGCTGCCCCTGCTCCTCTTCGCCGGGTTCCGCTCCCTCATCGACCGCCTCCACGCCGAGCTGGCCCAGCAGGGCCACCCGGACCTCCGGCCCGCGTACGGCTTCGCGATGCAGGCGATCGGCGCGGGCGGCGCGACCGCCAGCGAGGTCGGGCGGCGGCTCGGGGTCTCCAAGCAGGCCGCGGGCAAGACGGTCGACCGCCTCGTCACCCTCGGCTACGCGGAGCGCACGGACGACCCGTCCGACGCCCGCCGCAAGCTCGTCCGCCTCACCCCGCACGGTATTGACGCGCTGGCCCGCTCTGCGGCGATCTTCGACGAACTGCGGGCGGAGTGGGCGGGCGCGGTCGGCGCGGGGCCCGTACGCGAGATCGAGGAGACGCTGCGTACGGTCGTCCCGGCGGACGCGTTCCGGCTGGACGCGGCGGGGTGGTTCGGCGGAGCGTGA
- a CDS encoding Uma2 family endonuclease: protein MTVVESGRIDMADDNAERLDEWFKRLEQMPVPEGVKVEIVGGNVFMSPQRNVHWQIIRRIVRALEDKFGMDVEVLSDVRIDFPGPQNGFCPDVAKLRDGAVEDSRGRWRFEDVEFIAEVISTGTALNDYGPKKIAYAVAEVPVFLIVDPYTGKCLLHTQPKDGDYTTETKVAFGQPLDLTATPLGLTLSTAEFPRD, encoded by the coding sequence ATGACCGTCGTAGAGAGCGGCAGGATCGACATGGCCGACGACAACGCCGAGCGCTTGGACGAGTGGTTCAAGAGGCTTGAGCAGATGCCCGTCCCCGAGGGAGTCAAGGTTGAGATCGTCGGGGGTAACGTCTTCATGTCGCCGCAGCGGAACGTCCATTGGCAGATCATCCGCAGGATCGTCAGAGCGCTGGAAGACAAGTTCGGCATGGATGTAGAGGTCCTGTCGGACGTACGCATCGATTTTCCCGGCCCGCAGAACGGCTTCTGCCCTGACGTGGCAAAGCTCCGCGACGGAGCGGTGGAGGACAGCCGTGGCCGCTGGCGCTTCGAGGACGTGGAGTTCATCGCCGAGGTGATTTCCACGGGCACAGCACTCAACGACTACGGCCCGAAGAAAATCGCCTACGCCGTCGCCGAGGTCCCCGTCTTCTTGATCGTCGACCCGTACACCGGTAAGTGTCTCCTCCACACCCAGCCCAAGGACGGGGACTACACGACCGAGACGAAAGTCGCCTTCGGGCAGCCGCTCGACCTCACCGCCACCCCCCTCGGGCTCACCCTCTCCACCGCCGAGTTCCCCCGCGACTGA
- a CDS encoding aldo/keto reductase — translation MKYTQLGRTGLKVSRLVLGTMNFGPQTDEADSHVIMDAALGAGINFFDTANVYGWGENKGRTEEIIGSWFAKGGDRRDKVVLATKVYANMAGDGEPWPNHDRLSALNIRRAVEASLKRLRTDHIDLYQFHHIDRRTPVEEIWQAIDTLIAQGKILYAGSSNFPGWKIAQTNEIAQKRGSYGLVSEQCLYNLAERRAEMEVIPAAQEYGLGVIPWSPLHGGLLGGVIKKENEGRRRASGRSADALSNTQVRAQVQAYEDLLDKHGLEPGEAALAWLLTRPGITGPIVGPRTADQLTSALRAVELELSDEMLSGLDEIFPGPGPSPEAFAW, via the coding sequence ATGAAGTACACACAGCTCGGACGCACCGGACTCAAGGTCAGCCGACTCGTCCTCGGGACGATGAACTTCGGACCGCAGACCGACGAGGCCGACAGTCACGTCATCATGGACGCCGCGCTCGGCGCGGGGATCAACTTCTTCGACACCGCCAATGTGTACGGCTGGGGCGAGAACAAGGGCCGTACCGAGGAGATCATCGGCTCCTGGTTCGCCAAGGGCGGCGACCGCCGCGACAAGGTCGTCCTCGCCACCAAGGTCTATGCCAACATGGCCGGCGACGGCGAGCCCTGGCCCAACCACGACCGCCTCTCCGCGCTCAACATCCGCCGGGCCGTCGAAGCGAGCCTCAAGCGGCTACGGACGGACCACATCGACCTCTACCAGTTCCACCACATCGACCGCCGCACCCCGGTCGAGGAGATCTGGCAGGCCATCGACACCCTGATCGCCCAGGGCAAGATCCTCTACGCGGGCTCGTCCAACTTCCCCGGCTGGAAGATCGCCCAGACCAATGAGATCGCCCAGAAGCGCGGCTCGTACGGCCTCGTCAGCGAGCAGTGCCTCTACAACCTCGCCGAACGCCGCGCCGAGATGGAGGTCATCCCCGCCGCGCAGGAGTACGGACTCGGGGTCATCCCCTGGTCGCCGCTGCACGGCGGACTTCTCGGCGGCGTGATCAAGAAGGAGAACGAGGGCAGGCGCCGGGCCTCCGGCCGCTCGGCGGACGCGCTCTCGAACACACAGGTACGTGCGCAGGTCCAGGCGTACGAGGACCTGCTCGACAAGCACGGCCTGGAGCCCGGCGAGGCCGCGCTGGCCTGGCTGCTCACCCGGCCGGGGATCACCGGTCCCATCGTCGGCCCGCGCACCGCGGACCAACTGACCTCGGCGCTGCGCGCCGTGGAGCTGGAGCTGAGCGACGAGATGCTGTCCGGGCTGGACGAGATCTTCCCGGGTCCGGGGCCGTCCCCGGAGGCCTTCGCCTGGTAG